A single window of Pyxidicoccus xibeiensis DNA harbors:
- a CDS encoding alpha/beta fold hydrolase, producing the protein MATVEGDSGIPILFVHDLAADRTHWAETQHGLSTLSVSFDLRGLGESGGAQGPFGVEAAVEDVVAVADALVPQKFVLAGHGFGAAVAGAFAAYYPERLAGLLLVEPPGDMRRMSKAEADALLENFSPAKYGAFHEHWLASQLLAAKEATRVQVMKTMRTSRREAIAGNLESLLHFDPGDAFDSFTGPTHALVATTGPETLVGQRPTLSRSVAPHASHWVMLDAAQWFHAELVRFLGQCRHAL; encoded by the coding sequence ATGGCGACAGTGGAGGGCGACAGCGGCATCCCCATCCTCTTCGTGCACGACCTCGCCGCGGACCGGACGCACTGGGCGGAGACGCAGCACGGCCTTTCGACGCTCAGCGTCTCCTTCGATTTGCGCGGCCTGGGGGAGAGCGGGGGCGCGCAGGGGCCCTTTGGGGTGGAGGCGGCGGTAGAGGATGTCGTCGCGGTGGCGGACGCGCTGGTGCCGCAGAAGTTCGTGCTGGCGGGGCACGGCTTCGGGGCCGCGGTGGCGGGCGCCTTCGCGGCGTACTACCCCGAGCGGCTCGCGGGGCTGCTCCTCGTGGAGCCGCCGGGAGACATGCGCCGGATGTCGAAGGCGGAGGCGGACGCCCTGCTGGAGAACTTCAGCCCGGCGAAGTACGGCGCCTTTCACGAGCACTGGCTCGCGTCGCAGCTGCTGGCGGCGAAGGAAGCCACGCGCGTGCAGGTGATGAAGACGATGCGCACCTCGCGGCGGGAGGCCATCGCGGGGAACCTGGAGTCGCTGCTCCACTTCGACCCGGGTGACGCCTTCGACAGCTTCACGGGACCCACGCACGCGCTGGTGGCGACCACCGGCCCGGAGACCCTGGTGGGGCAGCGGCCCACGCTGTCCCGCTCGGTGGCGCCGCATGCGAGTCACTGGGTGATGCTGGATGCGGCGCAGTGGTTCCACGCCGAGCTGGTCCGCTTCCTCGGCCAGTGCCGGCACGCCCTCTGA
- the pdxR gene encoding MocR-like pyridoxine biosynthesis transcription factor PdxR, whose translation MAATSLVLDGPAGAPLQEQLAEALRGAILAGRLAPGTRLLSTRALSEQLDLSRNTVLNAYARLLAEGYLVGHTGSGTYVARELPERHASVRRAASRGPARGLEAEPPALSRRGAALAAVPAPFDLARGIPPGRMAFRLGVPALDAFPSELWGRLLHTRWRRSWGDLLSWAPPAGHPPLRRAIADYLATSRGVRCVPEQVLIVSGSQQAMSLAAQVLMDPGDAAWVEDPGYFATLGALTAAGATAVPVPVDAEGLDVEAGLRLRPDAKLAFVTPAHQFPLGVVMSPRRRQALLAWAARAKAWVLEDDYDSEFRYVGRPLPALQGRIPDARVLYTGTFSKVVAPSLRVGYLVVPEALVDAFAAARGFAGLSSPVLEQAVLADFLTQGHFNRHVRRMRVLYAARQDALVEAARRELKGLVDVEPTHTGMHLTGWLPEGVDDRAASARAAQAGLLAFPLSQFRLESRGRGALMLGYSPVPEEQMDDSVARLARALR comes from the coding sequence ATGGCGGCGACCTCGCTCGTGCTCGACGGGCCCGCGGGCGCGCCCCTGCAGGAGCAGCTGGCCGAGGCGCTGCGCGGGGCCATCCTCGCGGGCCGGCTGGCCCCCGGCACGCGGCTGCTGTCCACGCGCGCGCTTTCGGAGCAGTTGGACCTGTCGCGCAACACCGTGCTCAATGCCTATGCGCGGCTGTTGGCGGAGGGCTACCTCGTCGGCCACACGGGCTCGGGGACGTACGTGGCCCGGGAGCTTCCGGAGCGGCACGCCTCCGTGCGGCGCGCGGCCTCGCGGGGGCCCGCGCGCGGCCTGGAGGCGGAGCCCCCGGCGCTGTCCAGGCGCGGCGCCGCGCTGGCGGCGGTGCCCGCCCCGTTCGACCTGGCGCGAGGCATTCCTCCGGGCCGCATGGCCTTCCGGCTGGGGGTGCCCGCCCTGGATGCCTTTCCCAGCGAGCTGTGGGGCCGGCTGCTCCACACGCGCTGGCGGCGCTCATGGGGAGACCTGCTGTCCTGGGCGCCCCCGGCGGGCCACCCGCCCCTGCGCCGCGCCATCGCGGACTACCTGGCCACCTCGCGCGGGGTGAGGTGCGTGCCGGAGCAGGTCCTCATCGTCAGCGGCTCGCAGCAGGCCATGAGCCTGGCCGCGCAGGTGCTGATGGACCCCGGTGACGCGGCGTGGGTGGAGGACCCGGGCTACTTCGCCACGCTCGGCGCGCTCACCGCGGCGGGGGCCACGGCCGTGCCCGTCCCGGTGGACGCGGAAGGGCTGGACGTGGAGGCGGGGCTGCGGCTGCGACCGGACGCGAAGCTCGCCTTCGTCACGCCCGCGCACCAGTTCCCGCTGGGCGTCGTGATGAGCCCCCGGCGCCGGCAGGCGCTCCTGGCGTGGGCGGCGCGCGCGAAGGCCTGGGTACTGGAGGACGACTACGACAGCGAGTTCCGCTACGTGGGCCGGCCCCTGCCGGCGCTCCAGGGGCGGATTCCCGACGCGCGCGTCCTCTACACCGGCACCTTCAGCAAGGTGGTGGCGCCCTCACTGCGCGTGGGCTACCTGGTGGTGCCCGAGGCGCTCGTCGATGCCTTCGCCGCCGCGCGCGGGTTCGCCGGGCTCAGCTCGCCCGTGCTGGAGCAGGCGGTGCTGGCGGACTTCCTCACGCAGGGCCACTTCAACCGCCATGTGCGGCGCATGCGCGTGCTCTACGCCGCCCGGCAGGACGCGCTCGTCGAGGCCGCCCGCCGCGAGCTGAAGGGGCTGGTGGACGTGGAGCCCACCCACACCGGCATGCACCTGACGGGCTGGCTCCCCGAGGGCGTGGACGACCGGGCCGCCTCCGCGCGCGCGGCCCAGGCGGGCCTGCTGGCCTTTCCCCTGTCGCAATTCCGACTCGAGAGCCGGGGACGGGGCGCGCTGATGCTCGGCTATTCCCCCGTCCCCGAGGAGCAGATGGACGACAGCGTGGCGCGGCTCGCGCGGGCCCTGCGCTGA
- a CDS encoding helix-turn-helix transcriptional regulator: MQRTERLFALAEYLRGRRTGVTAETLAERFGVTVRTIYRDLDALRAAAMPLAAERGRGGGYALDRSYSLPPVNFTAREAALIVALGRFAIDMRLLPFTDTLESALDKVRSALSTSAQRELLTRLKELSFLGVPALPAKKSVREAIERAWFEQQPVRITYVDGNYLETTRDIRVMSVIMDRHETRIDAVELDKDERRPFRLDRITHAEVLRPSGA; this comes from the coding sequence ATGCAGCGCACCGAGCGTCTCTTCGCCCTCGCCGAGTATTTGAGAGGCCGCCGCACGGGCGTCACGGCGGAGACGCTCGCGGAGCGCTTCGGAGTCACCGTCCGGACCATCTACCGGGACCTGGATGCCCTGCGCGCCGCGGCCATGCCGCTCGCCGCCGAGCGGGGACGTGGCGGGGGCTATGCGCTGGACCGCAGCTACAGCCTGCCGCCGGTGAACTTCACCGCGCGCGAGGCGGCGCTCATCGTGGCGCTGGGGCGCTTCGCCATCGACATGCGCCTGCTGCCGTTCACCGACACGCTGGAGTCCGCGCTCGACAAGGTGCGCTCCGCGCTGTCCACGTCCGCGCAGCGCGAGCTGCTCACACGGCTGAAGGAGCTGTCGTTCCTCGGGGTGCCCGCGCTGCCCGCCAAGAAGTCCGTGCGGGAGGCCATCGAGCGCGCGTGGTTCGAGCAGCAGCCGGTGCGCATCACCTACGTGGATGGGAACTACCTGGAGACGACGCGCGACATCCGTGTGATGTCGGTCATCATGGACCGCCACGAGACGCGGATTGATGCCGTCGAGCTCGACAAGGACGAGCGCCGCCCGTTCCGCCTGGACCGCATCACCCACGCCGAGGTGCTGCGCCCGTCCGGGGCCTGA
- a CDS encoding cupin domain-containing protein codes for MAQASSALAHPPEPTLALPRSFWKTFVKEYWNRKPTVFRGLFPQHFPTSQDIFQALLSCGERYRAGDFKQLIRFYIEHEPEPGQVPDYSALFSLSRYLPVAGDGTLDAYVARITHQLRGRRFGIVLNNLQTYQWDHWLQMKSFLSGFYEALGVPMSGADSALFMGNYQSTPFGVHKDDLHIFNFIIEGHKVMSMWPFEMLADRPEVPKNIPGMAEQGAIIHLRDKEDEQQLLSQAQFLEAQAGDIYYWPASYWHRAEPSKDLTVSASLGVSFRPPEFVGAAPKHEWPGKLRHAELPDGSKWKVPEAVRRSIGKRGSRPNVLAADRESTAAWVRFLTTGAMEGSPPQDRDAQPLTGQDWVRTHPLRPIVTTALSEGHLLVAANGHSSTLAPSVVVRRRLEKLVATLNTGRPVRVKELEEAFFTKLEGRTFKRSAFQALMNDLLRWRAVRRCEPGQGG; via the coding sequence ATGGCCCAGGCCTCCTCCGCGCTCGCCCATCCCCCCGAGCCGACGCTCGCCCTCCCCCGCTCCTTCTGGAAGACGTTCGTCAAGGAGTACTGGAACCGCAAGCCCACCGTCTTCAGGGGGCTGTTCCCGCAGCACTTCCCCACCAGCCAGGACATCTTCCAGGCGCTGCTCTCCTGCGGCGAGCGCTACCGCGCCGGTGACTTCAAGCAGCTCATCCGCTTCTACATCGAGCACGAGCCGGAGCCCGGCCAGGTGCCGGACTACTCCGCCCTCTTCTCGCTGTCGCGCTACCTGCCCGTCGCCGGGGACGGGACGCTCGACGCCTACGTGGCGCGCATCACCCATCAGCTCCGGGGCCGGCGCTTCGGCATCGTGCTCAACAACCTGCAGACGTACCAGTGGGACCACTGGCTGCAGATGAAGAGCTTCCTGTCCGGCTTCTACGAGGCCCTCGGCGTGCCGATGTCCGGCGCGGACTCGGCGCTCTTCATGGGCAACTACCAGTCCACGCCCTTCGGGGTGCACAAGGACGACCTGCACATCTTCAACTTCATCATCGAGGGGCACAAGGTGATGAGCATGTGGCCCTTCGAGATGCTGGCCGACCGGCCGGAGGTTCCCAAGAACATCCCCGGGATGGCCGAGCAGGGCGCCATCATCCACCTGCGCGACAAGGAGGATGAGCAGCAGTTGCTCTCGCAGGCGCAGTTCCTGGAAGCCCAGGCCGGCGACATCTACTACTGGCCGGCGTCCTACTGGCACCGCGCGGAGCCGAGCAAGGACCTGACGGTGTCCGCATCGCTGGGCGTCAGCTTCCGCCCGCCCGAGTTCGTAGGGGCCGCGCCGAAGCACGAGTGGCCCGGGAAGCTGCGCCACGCGGAGCTGCCGGACGGCTCGAAGTGGAAGGTGCCGGAGGCGGTGAGGCGCTCCATCGGCAAGCGGGGCAGTCGCCCCAACGTGCTGGCCGCAGACCGCGAGAGCACGGCCGCGTGGGTGCGCTTCCTCACCACCGGGGCCATGGAGGGGTCGCCGCCACAGGACCGGGACGCGCAGCCCCTCACCGGCCAGGACTGGGTGCGGACCCATCCCTTGCGCCCCATCGTCACCACCGCGCTGTCGGAGGGGCACCTGCTGGTCGCCGCCAACGGGCACTCGTCCACGCTGGCTCCCAGCGTCGTGGTGCGCCGCCGGCTGGAGAAGCTCGTGGCCACGCTCAACACGGGCAGGCCGGTGCGGGTGAAGGAGCTGGAGGAGGCCTTCTTCACGAAGCTGGAGGGGCGCACCTTCAAGCGAAGCGCCTTCCAGGCGCTGATGAACGACCTGCTGCGCTGGCGTGCCGTGCGGCGCTGCGAGCCCGGTCAGGGCGGCTGA
- a CDS encoding FIST signal transduction protein — MPRIQMRTARSSLQDARAAADELVSQLSGPTPKLVTLFASRERDQLALNRAVRERLPQGTRLVGATTAGELDNHGIHSGSVVLGALSGDFEVGLGVGRGLSHDALSAGMQAMQHACRELGVRPEDLDPRQHVGIVMDDAFRYKKEELLLGLLDRNPSLVVVGGGASDHEPDPAKQSALLHVDGEVVSDAAWVALIHTQAPWAAMRSHWYVPTGERLCITRVDETHTRALEIDGQPAARRYAELLGVGLDELEFGKPRGFSLRPTALKVGREYFLRSPWKPLEDGSILFANLLDEGAELELMRLGDMVESTRRFFTEEIPRRLVHPEAALLFHCGGRMWMAQSMGVAPALAATLRHAPTAAGSNVHFEMYSGFHINTTLTALVFGATR; from the coding sequence ATGCCTCGCATCCAGATGCGGACGGCCCGGTCCTCGCTGCAGGACGCGCGTGCCGCCGCGGACGAGCTGGTCTCCCAGCTGTCCGGCCCTACCCCGAAGCTCGTCACCCTCTTCGCCTCGCGTGAGCGGGACCAGCTCGCGCTCAACCGCGCGGTGCGCGAGCGGCTTCCCCAGGGCACCCGGCTGGTCGGGGCGACGACGGCGGGGGAGCTGGACAACCACGGCATCCACTCCGGCAGCGTGGTGCTGGGCGCGCTGTCGGGCGACTTCGAGGTGGGCCTGGGCGTGGGCCGGGGGCTGTCACATGACGCCCTCTCCGCCGGCATGCAGGCCATGCAGCACGCCTGCCGTGAGCTCGGCGTCCGTCCGGAGGACCTGGACCCGCGGCAGCACGTGGGCATCGTGATGGACGACGCGTTCCGCTACAAGAAGGAGGAGCTGCTGCTCGGCCTGCTGGACCGCAACCCGAGCCTGGTGGTCGTCGGCGGTGGCGCGAGCGACCACGAGCCAGACCCGGCGAAGCAGTCCGCCCTCCTGCACGTGGACGGCGAGGTCGTCAGCGACGCGGCCTGGGTGGCGCTCATCCATACCCAGGCACCGTGGGCGGCCATGCGCTCGCACTGGTACGTGCCCACCGGAGAGCGCCTGTGCATCACCCGCGTGGACGAGACGCACACGCGCGCGCTGGAAATCGACGGGCAGCCCGCCGCCCGGCGGTACGCGGAGCTGCTCGGCGTGGGCCTGGACGAGCTGGAGTTCGGCAAGCCCCGGGGCTTCTCCCTGCGCCCCACCGCGCTGAAGGTGGGGCGGGAGTACTTCCTCCGCTCGCCCTGGAAGCCCCTGGAGGACGGCTCCATCCTCTTCGCCAACCTCCTGGACGAAGGCGCCGAGCTGGAGCTGATGCGGCTGGGCGACATGGTGGAGTCCACCCGGCGCTTCTTCACCGAGGAGATTCCGCGCCGCCTCGTCCACCCCGAGGCCGCGCTGCTGTTCCACTGCGGCGGGCGCATGTGGATGGCGCAGTCCATGGGCGTGGCCCCGGCGCTCGCCGCCACGCTGCGGCACGCGCCCACGGCCGCGGGCTCCAACGTACACTTCGAGATGTACTCGGGCTTCCACATCAACACCACCCTCACCGCGCTGGTGTTCGGAGCCACGCGCTGA
- a CDS encoding carboxymuconolactone decarboxylase family protein — MEARRFDMGKVAAGGYKAMLGLERYLHECGLEVGLLHLIKLRASQLNGCAYCIDMHWKDLRATGESEQRLYGLDAWEESTYYTERERAALAWTEAVTRVAEGHVPEAVYRAVQPHFSEKELADLTVAVATINAWNRLAIAARTPAGDYKPPAAAK, encoded by the coding sequence ATGGAAGCTCGGCGTTTCGACATGGGGAAGGTGGCCGCGGGCGGGTACAAGGCGATGCTGGGGCTGGAGCGGTACCTGCACGAGTGCGGGCTGGAGGTGGGCCTGCTGCACCTCATCAAGCTGCGCGCGTCGCAGCTCAATGGCTGCGCGTACTGCATCGACATGCACTGGAAGGACCTGCGCGCCACGGGAGAGTCGGAGCAGCGGCTCTACGGGCTCGACGCGTGGGAGGAGAGCACCTACTACACGGAGCGCGAGCGCGCGGCGCTGGCGTGGACGGAGGCCGTCACGCGCGTCGCGGAGGGCCATGTGCCGGAGGCCGTGTACCGCGCGGTGCAGCCCCACTTCTCCGAGAAGGAGCTGGCCGACCTCACCGTCGCCGTGGCCACCATCAACGCGTGGAACCGCCTGGCCATCGCCGCCAGGACGCCCGCGGGCGACTACAAGCCGCCCGCGGCCGCGAAGTAG
- a CDS encoding pirin family protein yields the protein MKSEAGLMGGPRALRRERGVAALWPAKSTELVGDSRVLRALPRVELRRVGPFVFCDHFGPSPSVAGVMDVPPHPHVGLQTVTYLFSGQLRHRDSLGTVQDIRPGDVNWMTAGRGIVHAEAVYTGPDAQPLHGVQTWVALPREHRHGEPAFAHVPAGQLPLLERDGARVRVIAGALEDAVSPVATFQPLTYLDVELSPGAQVSLPVDAAQALAVYGVQGDVAVGGTAVAQGVLAHLEDGMPLLTLRSERGARLLVLGGTPLPDPLVIWWNFVVDSVAEGRVRLADWEAGRFPALAP from the coding sequence ATGAAGAGTGAAGCCGGACTCATGGGTGGCCCGCGGGCCCTGCGGCGCGAGCGCGGGGTGGCGGCCCTCTGGCCCGCGAAGTCCACGGAGCTCGTCGGCGACTCCCGCGTGCTGCGCGCGCTGCCTCGCGTGGAGCTGCGCCGGGTGGGGCCCTTCGTCTTCTGCGACCACTTCGGTCCGTCACCCTCCGTGGCGGGCGTCATGGACGTGCCGCCGCACCCGCACGTGGGCCTGCAGACGGTGACGTATCTGTTCTCCGGCCAGCTGCGGCACCGCGACTCGCTCGGGACGGTGCAGGACATCCGCCCGGGGGACGTGAACTGGATGACCGCCGGGCGCGGCATCGTCCATGCCGAGGCCGTGTACACGGGCCCGGACGCCCAGCCCCTGCACGGCGTGCAGACCTGGGTGGCCCTGCCGCGCGAGCACCGCCACGGCGAGCCCGCCTTCGCCCACGTCCCGGCCGGGCAGCTGCCGCTCCTCGAGCGGGACGGCGCACGGGTGCGCGTCATCGCCGGCGCGCTGGAGGACGCCGTGTCGCCGGTGGCCACCTTCCAGCCGCTCACGTACCTGGACGTGGAGCTGTCCCCGGGCGCGCAGGTGTCGCTGCCCGTGGATGCCGCGCAGGCGCTCGCGGTGTACGGGGTTCAGGGCGACGTGGCGGTGGGCGGCACCGCCGTGGCCCAGGGCGTGCTGGCGCACCTGGAGGACGGCATGCCCCTGCTGACGCTGCGCTCGGAGCGGGGGGCGCGGCTGCTGGTGCTCGGAGGGACGCCGCTGCCGGACCCCCTGGTCATCTGGTGGAACTTCGTGGTGGACAGCGTGGCGGAGGGACGGGTGCGGCTGGCGGACTGGGAGGCCGGACGCTTCCCGGCGCTCGCGCCCTGA
- a CDS encoding ribonuclease H-like domain-containing protein: MEDEWLWGWDPTPGIVSVWAEPDGRAFVWRRLPGEGTLVREDVRFRPWLLLSSLDDLAHLGARLRPEREGPAPNRVTWQELEGPGALRFLVRAEDGRALTAAVLQGAGRRLGRTLGHVRDLDEDTVLSLPPEEQYLCASGRTYFRDLGFDDLRRLQFDLETTGLNPDRDRIFLVALRDPEGRAEVLDVQGEGDAAEADLLQRLVERIRVHDPDIIENHNLHGFDLPFLARRARVLGVTLGLGRAGSPGLRQRPAARGAAIGRGGAAGRDDSMRRSRYTMPGRELIDTMDAVLRHDFSARDLPGHGLKAVARHLGLAGPEREHIPGAKVYEVFQRDPERVRRYARDDVNEAAGLARLMGGAAFALARMAPRRYERLADAGPATGVLDPLLVRAYLRAGAALPAREAGDGTSHSGAALHLFATGVARHVVKADVASLYPSLMRQYRIGPKRDRLGVLLALVDRLVDQRLAAKGRAKAAAPGSPERHTNESLSAAMKIVVNSAYGYLGAVGLTRFSDVHAANEVTRRGREVLGLLCRELAARGVTLLEADTDGVYFAVPDDWREADERRVVSEVAALLPPRVQLEFDGRYAAMLSHEPKNYALQPYEGPLVLRGVAFRSSRAEPFGEDFLRRALRCLLAGDIPGVREEYVATVMALRRRQVPTLAVTSRVRLTKSAAQYLALRERRRELSYEAMLAGGRTDWSAGERVRVYRAVRGRAGLLPDNDEDGEAPTSDPRDYDVEYYVRLLRETFAARLVRALTPEDFSTVFADPGQPSLFAPLLADARPVLTVLQDPLGAEPAPSHSS; the protein is encoded by the coding sequence ATGGAGGACGAGTGGCTCTGGGGCTGGGACCCGACGCCGGGCATCGTCTCGGTCTGGGCCGAGCCCGACGGTCGGGCCTTCGTCTGGCGGCGACTCCCCGGGGAGGGCACGCTGGTGCGCGAGGACGTGCGCTTCCGGCCGTGGCTGCTCCTGTCCTCGCTGGACGACCTGGCACACCTGGGCGCCAGGCTCCGCCCCGAGCGCGAGGGCCCCGCGCCGAACCGGGTGACGTGGCAGGAATTGGAGGGGCCCGGCGCGCTGCGCTTCCTGGTCCGCGCGGAGGACGGGCGCGCGCTGACGGCCGCCGTGCTCCAGGGGGCCGGGCGCCGCCTGGGGCGCACCCTCGGGCACGTGCGGGACCTGGACGAGGACACGGTGCTGTCGCTGCCCCCCGAGGAGCAGTACCTCTGCGCCTCGGGGCGCACGTACTTCCGAGACCTCGGGTTCGACGACCTGCGCCGGCTCCAGTTCGACCTGGAGACCACGGGGCTGAATCCGGACCGGGACCGCATCTTCCTCGTCGCGCTGCGAGATCCGGAGGGCAGGGCGGAGGTGCTCGACGTCCAGGGCGAGGGCGACGCCGCGGAGGCCGACCTGCTCCAGCGCCTGGTGGAGCGCATCCGGGTGCACGACCCCGACATCATCGAGAACCACAACCTGCATGGCTTCGACCTGCCCTTCCTCGCCCGGCGGGCGCGGGTGCTGGGCGTGACGCTCGGGCTGGGCCGCGCGGGCTCGCCCGGGCTGCGGCAGCGCCCGGCCGCACGCGGTGCCGCCATCGGTCGCGGGGGCGCGGCGGGGCGTGACGACTCCATGCGCCGCTCGCGCTACACGATGCCGGGGCGCGAGCTCATCGACACCATGGACGCGGTGCTGCGGCACGACTTCTCGGCGAGGGACTTGCCCGGCCACGGGCTCAAGGCCGTCGCGAGGCACCTGGGCCTGGCGGGGCCGGAGCGGGAGCACATCCCCGGGGCGAAGGTGTACGAGGTCTTCCAGCGAGACCCAGAGCGCGTGCGCCGCTACGCCCGCGACGACGTGAACGAAGCCGCCGGCCTCGCGCGCCTCATGGGGGGCGCGGCCTTCGCGCTCGCCCGCATGGCGCCGCGCCGCTACGAGCGGCTCGCGGACGCGGGGCCGGCCACGGGGGTGCTCGACCCGCTGCTGGTGCGTGCCTACCTCCGGGCCGGTGCGGCCCTGCCCGCGCGCGAGGCGGGCGACGGCACCTCTCACAGCGGCGCGGCGCTCCACCTGTTCGCCACGGGCGTGGCGCGGCACGTGGTGAAGGCGGACGTCGCCAGCCTGTACCCGTCGCTGATGCGCCAGTACCGCATCGGGCCGAAGCGGGACCGGCTGGGCGTGCTGCTCGCGCTGGTGGACCGGCTGGTGGACCAGCGGCTGGCGGCCAAGGGGCGGGCGAAGGCCGCGGCGCCCGGCTCGCCGGAGCGGCACACGAATGAGTCGCTCTCCGCGGCGATGAAGATTGTCGTCAACTCGGCCTACGGGTACCTGGGCGCGGTGGGGCTGACGCGCTTCTCGGACGTGCACGCCGCCAACGAGGTGACGCGGCGGGGGCGCGAGGTGCTGGGCCTGCTCTGCCGCGAGCTGGCGGCCCGGGGCGTCACGCTGCTGGAGGCCGACACGGACGGGGTCTACTTCGCCGTGCCGGACGACTGGCGCGAGGCCGACGAGCGCCGGGTGGTGTCCGAGGTCGCCGCCCTGCTGCCACCCCGCGTCCAGCTGGAGTTCGACGGGCGCTACGCCGCGATGCTGTCACACGAGCCGAAGAACTACGCGCTGCAGCCCTACGAAGGTCCGCTGGTGCTGCGCGGCGTGGCGTTCCGCTCCAGCCGGGCCGAGCCCTTCGGCGAGGACTTCCTGCGCCGGGCGCTGCGCTGTCTGCTGGCCGGTGACATCCCCGGGGTGCGGGAGGAGTACGTCGCCACGGTGATGGCGCTGCGCCGCAGGCAGGTCCCCACGCTGGCCGTGACGTCGCGGGTGCGGCTGACGAAGAGCGCCGCCCAGTACCTGGCCCTCCGCGAGCGCAGGCGCGAGCTGTCCTACGAGGCCATGCTGGCGGGTGGACGGACGGACTGGTCCGCCGGTGAGCGCGTCCGCGTCTACCGCGCGGTGCGGGGACGCGCGGGCCTGCTGCCCGACAACGACGAGGACGGCGAGGCCCCCACCAGCGACCCTCGCGACTATGACGTCGAGTACTACGTGCGGCTGCTGCGGGAGACCTTCGCGGCCCGGCTGGTGCGCGCCCTGACGCCCGAGGATTTCTCGACGGTGTTCGCCGACCCCGGGCAGCCGTCCCTCTTCGCTCCGCTGCTGGCGGACGCGCGGCCGGTGCTCACCGTGCTGCAGGACCCGCTGGGCGCCGAGCCCGCCCCGTCCCACTCCTCCTGA
- a CDS encoding cold-shock protein codes for MATGTVKWFNDAKGFGFIAQDNGGPDVFCHHTAIQTDGFRSLAEGQKVEFETRKGPKGLQAENVRVVG; via the coding sequence ATGGCAACGGGTACCGTGAAGTGGTTCAACGACGCGAAGGGGTTCGGGTTCATTGCCCAGGACAATGGCGGCCCTGACGTGTTCTGCCACCACACCGCGATTCAGACGGATGGTTTCCGGTCCCTGGCTGAAGGCCAGAAGGTGGAGTTCGAGACCCGGAAGGGCCCCAAGGGCCTCCAGGCCGAGAACGTCCGCGTGGTTGGCTGA
- a CDS encoding TetR/AcrR family transcriptional regulator: protein MYGLPWFDFIVAPVRAKNEVGTRDRLLRVASRLVREEGPQALTLEAVARRALVGRGTLRYHFGGKQGLVEALVREHREHVSALLATLRWSRRASRVRSRKVAA, encoded by the coding sequence ATGTACGGACTGCCGTGGTTCGACTTCATCGTCGCGCCGGTGCGCGCGAAGAACGAGGTGGGGACGCGCGACAGGTTGCTACGGGTGGCCAGCCGGCTCGTCCGCGAGGAGGGCCCCCAGGCCCTGACGCTCGAGGCCGTGGCCCGCCGCGCCCTCGTGGGAAGGGGCACGCTGCGCTACCACTTCGGCGGCAAGCAGGGCCTGGTGGAAGCCCTGGTGAGAGAGCACCGCGAGCACGTCTCCGCGCTGCTCGCGACACTGAGGTGGAGCAGGCGGGCCAGCCGTGTCAGGTCTCGAAAGGTTGCCGCATGA